GTTTGCGCGCGAATTCTTCGAGGAATGGGTCGAACGGATCGAGTATTACGACGGCGACGGTCCGCTGTTCGACCTGTACGGGGTCGAGGCCGAGATCGATCGCGCACTGCAGCGCACGACTCCGCTGAAATCCGGAGGACACCTGACCATTGACCAGACCGAAGCGATGACCACTGTCGACGTCAATACCGGTGCCTATCTGGGCTATCGCAACCTCGAGGAAACCATCTACAAGACCAACCTCGAAGCGGCGCAGGCCATCGCGCGCCAGCTGCGGCTGCGCAATCTCGGTGGCATCATCATCATCGATTTCATCGACATGAGCGAGGCCAATCATAAACGTCAGGTGCTGCGCACGCTACAGCGGGCGCTGGCCCGGGATCATGCGCGTACGACCCTGTCCGCGATATCGGATCTGGGCCTGGTCGAGATGACCCGCAAGCGCACCACCGAGAGCCTGGAGCACCGGTTGTGTCAGCCCTGTCCGCACTGCGACGGACGCGGTCGCATCAAGAGCGTCGACACCGTGTGTTCCGAGGTGTTTCGCGAGATCCTGCGTGCGGTGCGGCAGTTCGAAACCGGGCAGTTGCGGGTCATGGCCAGTCCGGCCGTGGTCGATCGCATGCTTGAGGAACATCATCGTTCCATCGCAGAGCTGACCGAGCAACTTGGCACCAGTATTTGCTTCCAGCCCGAAGAGCATTACGGGCAGGAACAGTTTGACGTGGTCTTGCTTTGAGCCGCGAGGCAAGCGCCAGACCCGGCCTGCTGCGGAGATGCGTCGGACACTGCCGTCGCGTGGCGGTCACCCTGATCGCTGGCCTGATCATCGTGACGGCCATCATTGTCGGTATCGGCCGCCTGCTGATTCCGCACGCCGACCATGCCCGACCCTGGCTCGAGCGTTACCTGACTGCCAGCATCGGTCAGCCGGTGACCATTGGTGCGATCGAGGCCAGCTGGCCGCGCCTGACTCCAAGCGTTTCGCTGGCCGATATTCGTGTCGGCCCGACCGACACCAGGCTGGCGACGGTCTCACGGGCTCGCGTCGAGCTGCATTTGCCTCATCTTTTCCGCCTTGATCGCAATCCGTTCCGGCTGGTCGTGCTGGGTCTGGACCTGGCCCTGGCGCAGGGTGACGACGGGCGCTGGGGCATGCGGCTGGAGCAGGGCGCTGAAATGGGGGATGACTGGGCCGAACGTTCCCTGGCCGGCGATCTGACGATTCGCGATGCAACCGTGCGAATCGCGCCCCGGGGTCTCGACCCGATTGCACTGCGACTGGACGAGGGGCTGATCCGGCGCCGCGGCAGCCAAACCGACCTGGCCGCCCAGCTGTCCATGCCCGGCGCCGATTCGGCGCGGGTCGATCTGCGCTTGCGGGCCGACCGCGGCCCGGACAAGGCGGTATCGCTTCGGGCCTGGGCGGACGGCCGCGGACTGCCGCTGGAACGCCTGTCCGGCCTGACCGGGGTCGGCATCAATGCGCCGGGCGAGACGCTCGAGCTGGAGGCGTGGTTCGAGTGGTCGCGGCAGCAGGGTCTGATGCTGGACCTGGACTTTGCCGTCGACACGCTCGGCGGCCGGCGCGCCGACGGTCGCTTGATGGCCGCGCGCCAGGGCGCAAGAACCGATCTGGAGCTGGTCGCGCTGCAGGTGGATGGTGAAACGATCCTGCACGGCGTTGCAGCGGCGCGCCAGGACGATCAATGGGCCGTGGCGGCAGACTGGTTGTCGCTGGCCGGTGTGCACGGGCTGCTCGACCCGTACCTGGGCGCGATGTTTGAGCACTGGCCGCAGACGCTGGCCGGTTCGGTCGAGGATCTGCGCGCGCACGGTGACGACAGCGCCAGCCTGCACCGTCTGAGCGGACGGATCGGTGCGCTGTCGGTCGAGCCAGGCGGTGCCGGGCCGGCCGTCGCCGGAATCGACCTCGAACTGGGCTTGAGCGGCGATCGTGCGGCTATCGATCTGAGTGGCGCGCCGCAGGGCGACTGGCCCCGGATGATTCGCAGCCCGGTCTCGCTCCAGTCAATCAGGGGGCGCGTGACCGTTTCGCCGCAGGCCATTGAGATGAACAACCTGCGCATAGGTCACGAATACGCCGACGGTCGTGCTCACGGCTGGGTCTGGCTCGGCGGCGAACGGGCGTTTCTCGATTTTCACGTGGTCGCCGACCGCATCGAAGAGGTCGATCCGCGGCCGTTCCTGCCGCATGGCCGTATTCCTCCGCGCACCATGGACTGGCTGGACCAGGCACTGGTTTACGTGGGCAGCGCCAGCGGTGGACTCAATTATCACGTTCGACTGGGCCGCAAATTCCGGCGCTGGCATGCTGGCGACTTTCAGGCCTGGGTGGAGTTCGCCGACGCCGATCTGGATTACTGGCCGCAGTGGCCTGCGGGGCGCGAGCTGGACGGCCGTGTCGAATTCATCGGCCGACGCATGGTCGGTCGCGTCGATCGCGGCCACTTTGGCGAACTCGAGCTGGCGGCCAATCCCCTGGTCATTCCGGATATGAGTGCGCCCGAGCTGTCGTTCCTGGTGCTGGCCGATAGCGTCGAGGCCAGTGCCGTTCATCGCCTGGTCGCTTCGTTTCCCCTGCCCGCCTGGTCCGGCGTGCTCGCGCCGATGCAGTGGCAGGGACCGGTCTCGATTTCCGCCGAGGTCAACCTGCCCTTGCGCCGCATCGCCGACTGGTCGCTGGACGGAGAGGTCAGTCTCGAGGGTGTCGATTTTCGCCTGCCGCAGGCCGGCATCGGTCTGTCCTCGATTCATGGCACGTCGTTTTTCGACCGCCTTGGAATCTCGCCCTGCGTGCTGTATCTGGGTGCCGGTGAGTCGCGGGCGACTTTGGAATTGGTGACCGATTTCAGGCCGCCAGCCCGCATGCGCCTGGCCGGTCAACTGCATCCGGCCGACATGCTGTTGCCCGGTTCGGGGCTGGTTGAGCTCAGCAATGCCCTGACCGGATCGGCATACTGGGAGGTGGACCTCAGGAGCCAGGAGGCGGACGGCGTCCTGGTCGAGGTCGACAGCGATCTGAACGGGCTGGCCATCACGCTGCCGCCGCCGCTGGAGAAGAAGGCTGACCGGAGCCGGCCGCTGTCGCTGAGACTCCAGCTGGGTGATCGCGCCCTGGATGTGGTCGGCCAGCTTGGTGAGGTGATTGGGGTACGGGCGCGTCGGCAGGCGCAGCAGTGGGCGATCGCAGCGGGGATCAATCAGGCGCCGCCAGCCGTGCCCGAAGGGCCGGGACTGAGCGTTGGCGGTCGCGTCGACAGTCTGGATCTGGGCCGCTGGAGCGCCGCTTTGCGGCATTTCGACGGGAACGACTGGTCGACCGGCGGCGAGATCGCGGGTCGCGTTGACCTGAGCGTCGATCGGTTGCTGTTCGGCGAAGTCGCGCTCGATGGGATCGATGTATCGCTGGAGCGGCAGCCGCAGGACTGGGTGATGGAACTCGATGGTCGCTCGATCGCCGGGCAGGTGCGATTGCCGCATCCAATCGACTCGGGCCGGGTCGTGGTGGCCGATTTCGAGCGGCTGCACCTGCATGAGATCATCGGTGAGACCGCGCCGGCCAGTCTCGATGAGCAGCCGGTGCCCTCCCAGACCAGCATCATGCGGCCAGGCGGCATTCCCCCCCTTCATCTGCTGATCGAGGATCTCAGCTATCGCGACCTGCCGCTTGGCCGAACCCGGGTGGAAACACACCCGCGCGAAGATGGCATGGAAATCGAGCACATCAAGGTCGAGGGAGAGGTCATCACGCTCGACGGCAGCGGACACTGGGTCGAGTCCGAGGAGGGGGTGACGACGCGCTTTCAGGGGCGGCTGATGACCGCCGACTTGTCAATGCTGTTGCGCGCCTTCGAGTTCGATTCCGGGGTAAGCGCCACCCAGACCCAGGTTGACATCGACGGACAATGGCCCGGAGCGCCCGGCGATTTTTCACTGGCCCGAACCACCGGACAGCTGCAGGTCAGCATGCGCGACGGACTGATCCCCGAAGCGCGCCCCGGCGCCGGGCGTCTGCTGGGTCTGGTCAGCCTCAGCACCATTCCGCGGCGGCTGCTGCTCGACTTTCGCGATGTGTTCGCGCAGGGCCTGAAGTACGACCGGATCGAAGGGCGGTTCGATCTGGTCGGCGGACTGGCGCAAACCGACGACCTGGTCATCGAGTCACCGGCAGCACGGATCTCGGTCAGCGGCCAGACGGATATGGCAGCTCGCACCTACAATCAGCAGCTTGTGGTTGAGCCGGGCGTCGGTGGCGTCCTGCCCATCATTGGCGGACTGGCCGGCGGTCCGGCCGGTGCTGCCGCCGGGTTGGTGCTGCGCACGCTGTTCGACCGACCGCTGCGCGGCATCAGCCAGGCGCGCTACACGGTCACCGGGCCCTGGGAGAATCCGACCGTTGCGCTGGTCGAAGCGCGAGTCGAGGATGAAGCCGGCCAGTCCGAGGTCGTTGTGCCTGGCGACAACCCGGATTGAATCAGGGCGCCAGCGACCGGATATTCTCCCTTCAAACGCAGCGAAAGCGATATGTTCAAGCAAGTACAAGATCGCCTGCTGGCTCCGGCCGGTGTCGGCGAGCAGGAACTGGCGCTGGCGCTCGGGCGCCTGTACGCATCGAGTATCGACTTCGGAGAGCTGTACTTCCAGCGCCGTGTAACCGAGAGCTGGGTGCTCGAGGACGGCAGCGTCAAGAGCGGCAGCTTCGATGCGGATCAGGGGGTGGGTGTTCGAGCAGTGGCTGGTGCGGGTAGCGGTTTTGCCTATGCCGACTCGATGGCGCTGCCCGCGCTGCTGGATGCTGCGGCCAGCGCGCGTTCAATTGCCCGCAGCGGCGGCAGCGGTGCGGTGCGTGTCGGTCAGGCGAATGCGGTTCCGACACGCTACCGCAGCGGCGATCCGACCAGCGCCGGGACAGCCAATGATCGGGTTGAGCTGTTGCGCACCGTCGATGCCTACGTGCGCTCGCTCGATGAGCGAATCAGCCAGGTCAGCGTCAATCTGGCGACCAGCCATGAGTTGATCCTGGTGGCGGACACCGACGGTCTGCTGGCGGCCGATATGCGGCCGCTGGTTCGGCTCGATGTACGGGTGCTCATGGAAGAGGATGACCGACGCGAACAGGGCTTGGCCGGCGGCGGTGGTCGCTGGACCTTCGATGCGCTCACCGATCCCGGCTTCTGGCAGCGGCACGCACGCGAGGCGGTGCGCATCGCTGCGGTCAATCTGGGCGCCGGTCCGGCACCGGCCGGCTATATGACGGTGGTGCTCGGGCCGGGCTGGCCGGGCGTGCTGCTGCATGAAGCGATCGGGCACGGACTGGAGGGTGATTTCAACCGCAAAGGTGTCTCTGCATTTGCCCGGCGCATGGGTGAACAGGTGGCCACCCCGGCATGCACCGTGGTGGATGACGGAACGCTGGCCGACCGTCGCGGCTCGCTGACGATTGACGACGAAGGCACGCCGGCCTCATGTACCACACTGATCGAGAACGGTCGTCTGGTCGGCTACATGCAGGATCGTCTCAATGCGCGCCTGACGGGTGCACAGCCAACCGGCAACGGCCGGCGCGAGTCGTTCGCGCATTTGCCCATGCCGCGCATGACCAATACCTACATGCTGCCAGGCCCGCACGATCCCGGCGAGATCATCGAATCGGTCGATGACGGGATCTATGCGGTCGGCTTCAACGGCGGTCAGGTTGACATCACGTCGGGCAAGTTCGTGTTTGCCGCCTCCGAGGCTTATCGCGTGCGCAACGGCAAGCTCGGCCCGGCGATCCGGGGTGCGACCCTGATCGGCAACGGTCCGGATGTGCTGACCCGGGTCGGCATGGTCGGCAAGGATCTCGAGCTCGACGCGGGAATCGGCGTATGCGGCAAGGAAGGGCAGAGCGTGCCGGTCGGCGTCGGTCAGCCGACGCTGAGAATTGACGGTCTGACCGTGGGTGGAACGCATGAATGACCTGACTTCCAGCCGGCTGACGGCCATCATCGACAATCCGGACCGCGAGGCCGACCTGCTTGCCGGCATTGCCCGGCAGGCACTTGATCGTGCCCGCGCCGGCGGTGCCGAACAGGCTGAAGTGCACGTGAGCTCGGCCCTGGGTCGCGAAGCCGCGGTTCGGCTGGGGGAGATCGAAACCCTCGAAGAGGCGCGTGATCGACAGCTGCAGGTGACCGTTTATCGTGCCCGCTGCAGCGCCAGCGCGGCGACCGGTGATCTGCGTCCGGAGACGGTTGCAGAAACCGTCGAACGGGCGCTGGCCATCGCGCGGCATACCCAGCCTGACCGGGCCGCGGGACTGGCCGATGCCCATCGCATGGCCGACGGTTTTGATGAACTTGATCTGTGGCATCCGCGCGATATCGCCCTTGACGAACTGGTCGAACGGGCACGGGCCATGGAGAGCGCCGGGCGCGCCACCGATCAACGCATCGAAAACTCCGAGGGTGCCGGGGTATCGATCGAGGCCAGTGTCGCGGTCTACGCCAACAGCCATGGTTTCCTGGGCGTCTCGCGCGCGACCAGCTATTCGCAGAGCTGCGTGCTGGTGGCGGCTGACGCATCCGGCATGCAGCGCGACTACGACTGGGACAGCGCCTGCTGCTTCGATGATCTGGCTAGCCCGGAGGCCACCGGACAGAGTGCAGCGCGACGAACGCTGCGCCGCCTGGGTGCCCGGCGGGTCAGCACCGGACGCAGCCCGGTCCTGTTTGTCCCGGAGGTCGCCAGCGGGTTGCTCGGCCATCTGGTATCGGCGGTCTCCGGCGGCAACCTCTACCGTCGCAGCAGCTATCTGATCGACGCCGCAGGCCAGTCGATCCTGCCAGACTGGGCTTCGCTGGTCGAGCAGCCGCGGCTGCCGCGCGCGGCGCGTTCGGCCAACTTCGACGCCGAGGGGGTCGCCACGCAAACCTCGCCATTGGTCAAGCACGGTGTTCTGGAACGCTACGTGCTTGGCAGCTACTCGGCGCGCCGCCTCGGACTGGAGACCACCGCGAATGCCGGCGGTGTGCGCAATCTCGTCCTGTTTGGCGCTCGGCACGACTTCAGCGAGCTGCTGCAGACGATGGGCCGCGGTGTCGTGGTGACCGAAGTCATGGGCCAGGGCGTCAATATTGTCACCGGCGACTATTCGCGCGGCGCTGCCGGTTTTCGCGTCGAGGGCGGCGCGCTGGCCGAGCCGGTCGAGGAAATCACGATCGCCGGCAATCTGCGCGACATGCTGGCCGGGCTGGTTGCGGCCGGTACCGATGTCGATACCCGCCGCAATATCCGTACCGGCTCGCTGCTGGTCGGCGAGATGACCGTGGCGGGCCAGGAGGACGGGTAGACAGCCCGCCCCTGCGTCGCACCTGCCGGCGCAGCATTGGGTGGGGCCTTCAGTGCTTCAGCATCCAATAGGTCGTCGGGTCCGCCACCTGCCGGGCGGGACAGGCGATTGATGCGCTTCCGCGCCGTTATTGGCCGTCCTGGCGGATGCCCTCGACCGACAGGATGATTTCGACCTGTCGGGCGTCGGGGCCGAGATCGTAGTCAATGCCGAAATCGGACAGAGTCAGTGTGGTATGTCCCTCGAAACCGCGCCGGAAGCCGCCCCAGGGGTCTTGACCGGCGCCGACCTGCTGCACATCGACCGTAACCGAGCGGGTTTGCCCGAGCAGCGTGAAGTCACCGGTCATGCGGTAGCGGTCCTCGCCCAGCGGCTCGAATGAGGTCGATCGGAATTGGGCTTCGGGATAGGATTTCACGGCCAGGAAATCATCATTGCGCAGGTGCTCGTCGCGCCGGTCATGGTTGCTGTCGATGCTGGCGGTCTGGATGGTCACGTTCACCGAGGAGCGTGCCGGATCGTTTGGATCAAACGTGAATTCGCCTTCGAAGTCATTGAACCGCCCGTGCAGCCAGGAAAAGCCCAGATGCGAGATCTTGAACTGGATGAAGGCGTGGCTGCCGCGGGTATCGATCAGGTAACGCTCCCCGGCCTGCGCCGAGCCGATCAATACCAATGCGACGATGATTGACGAGAAAATCCG
This DNA window, taken from Pseudomonadota bacterium, encodes the following:
- the pmbA gene encoding metalloprotease PmbA codes for the protein MNDLTSSRLTAIIDNPDREADLLAGIARQALDRARAGGAEQAEVHVSSALGREAAVRLGEIETLEEARDRQLQVTVYRARCSASAATGDLRPETVAETVERALAIARHTQPDRAAGLADAHRMADGFDELDLWHPRDIALDELVERARAMESAGRATDQRIENSEGAGVSIEASVAVYANSHGFLGVSRATSYSQSCVLVAADASGMQRDYDWDSACCFDDLASPEATGQSAARRTLRRLGARRVSTGRSPVLFVPEVASGLLGHLVSAVSGGNLYRRSSYLIDAAGQSILPDWASLVEQPRLPRAARSANFDAEGVATQTSPLVKHGVLERYVLGSYSARRLGLETTANAGGVRNLVLFGARHDFSELLQTMGRGVVVTEVMGQGVNIVTGDYSRGAAGFRVEGGALAEPVEEITIAGNLRDMLAGLVAAGTDVDTRRNIRTGSLLVGEMTVAGQEDG
- a CDS encoding YceI family protein, which gives rise to MIRIFSSIIVALVLIGSAQAGERYLIDTRGSHAFIQFKISHLGFSWLHGRFNDFEGEFTFDPNDPARSSVNVTIQTASIDSNHDRRDEHLRNDDFLAVKSYPEAQFRSTSFEPLGEDRYRMTGDFTLLGQTRSVTVDVQQVGAGQDPWGGFRRGFEGHTTLTLSDFGIDYDLGPDARQVEIILSVEGIRQDGQ
- the rng gene encoding ribonuclease G, whose translation is MSDEILINISPTERRVAVVENGLLQELYLERSGESSYVGNIYLGRVERVLPGMQAAFVHIGLERTAFLHAADVVPRRADIDEDGEPAAIPPITELLRQGQDVLVQVIKDPLGSKGARLTTQLSIPSRYLVLLPGVPSLGVSVRIEATEERERLRTDLIDLVGADSTDGFIVRTNAEGVDRAALEQDLAYLRRLWPRIESEAGKAETGQCIYEDLSLPYRSLRDLMHGGIEKVRIDDRESWQRSLQFAREFFEEWVERIEYYDGDGPLFDLYGVEAEIDRALQRTTPLKSGGHLTIDQTEAMTTVDVNTGAYLGYRNLEETIYKTNLEAAQAIARQLRLRNLGGIIIIDFIDMSEANHKRQVLRTLQRALARDHARTTLSAISDLGLVEMTRKRTTESLEHRLCQPCPHCDGRGRIKSVDTVCSEVFREILRAVRQFETGQLRVMASPAVVDRMLEEHHRSIAELTEQLGTSICFQPEEHYGQEQFDVVLL
- a CDS encoding TIGR02099 family protein — translated: MAVTLIAGLIIVTAIIVGIGRLLIPHADHARPWLERYLTASIGQPVTIGAIEASWPRLTPSVSLADIRVGPTDTRLATVSRARVELHLPHLFRLDRNPFRLVVLGLDLALAQGDDGRWGMRLEQGAEMGDDWAERSLAGDLTIRDATVRIAPRGLDPIALRLDEGLIRRRGSQTDLAAQLSMPGADSARVDLRLRADRGPDKAVSLRAWADGRGLPLERLSGLTGVGINAPGETLELEAWFEWSRQQGLMLDLDFAVDTLGGRRADGRLMAARQGARTDLELVALQVDGETILHGVAAARQDDQWAVAADWLSLAGVHGLLDPYLGAMFEHWPQTLAGSVEDLRAHGDDSASLHRLSGRIGALSVEPGGAGPAVAGIDLELGLSGDRAAIDLSGAPQGDWPRMIRSPVSLQSIRGRVTVSPQAIEMNNLRIGHEYADGRAHGWVWLGGERAFLDFHVVADRIEEVDPRPFLPHGRIPPRTMDWLDQALVYVGSASGGLNYHVRLGRKFRRWHAGDFQAWVEFADADLDYWPQWPAGRELDGRVEFIGRRMVGRVDRGHFGELELAANPLVIPDMSAPELSFLVLADSVEASAVHRLVASFPLPAWSGVLAPMQWQGPVSISAEVNLPLRRIADWSLDGEVSLEGVDFRLPQAGIGLSSIHGTSFFDRLGISPCVLYLGAGESRATLELVTDFRPPARMRLAGQLHPADMLLPGSGLVELSNALTGSAYWEVDLRSQEADGVLVEVDSDLNGLAITLPPPLEKKADRSRPLSLRLQLGDRALDVVGQLGEVIGVRARRQAQQWAIAAGINQAPPAVPEGPGLSVGGRVDSLDLGRWSAALRHFDGNDWSTGGEIAGRVDLSVDRLLFGEVALDGIDVSLERQPQDWVMELDGRSIAGQVRLPHPIDSGRVVVADFERLHLHEIIGETAPASLDEQPVPSQTSIMRPGGIPPLHLLIEDLSYRDLPLGRTRVETHPREDGMEIEHIKVEGEVITLDGSGHWVESEEGVTTRFQGRLMTADLSMLLRAFEFDSGVSATQTQVDIDGQWPGAPGDFSLARTTGQLQVSMRDGLIPEARPGAGRLLGLVSLSTIPRRLLLDFRDVFAQGLKYDRIEGRFDLVGGLAQTDDLVIESPAARISVSGQTDMAARTYNQQLVVEPGVGGVLPIIGGLAGGPAGAAAGLVLRTLFDRPLRGISQARYTVTGPWENPTVALVEARVEDEAGQSEVVVPGDNPD
- the tldD gene encoding metalloprotease TldD, with the protein product MFKQVQDRLLAPAGVGEQELALALGRLYASSIDFGELYFQRRVTESWVLEDGSVKSGSFDADQGVGVRAVAGAGSGFAYADSMALPALLDAAASARSIARSGGSGAVRVGQANAVPTRYRSGDPTSAGTANDRVELLRTVDAYVRSLDERISQVSVNLATSHELILVADTDGLLAADMRPLVRLDVRVLMEEDDRREQGLAGGGGRWTFDALTDPGFWQRHAREAVRIAAVNLGAGPAPAGYMTVVLGPGWPGVLLHEAIGHGLEGDFNRKGVSAFARRMGEQVATPACTVVDDGTLADRRGSLTIDDEGTPASCTTLIENGRLVGYMQDRLNARLTGAQPTGNGRRESFAHLPMPRMTNTYMLPGPHDPGEIIESVDDGIYAVGFNGGQVDITSGKFVFAASEAYRVRNGKLGPAIRGATLIGNGPDVLTRVGMVGKDLELDAGIGVCGKEGQSVPVGVGQPTLRIDGLTVGGTHE